A window of Garra rufa chromosome 16, GarRuf1.0, whole genome shotgun sequence contains these coding sequences:
- the matr3l1.2 gene encoding matrin 3-like 1.2, which yields MSQKLTGDDAQKGFAVGRGLLAAAETLNFSMGESHSDPYGSSSQSHGGMSGLGGGEGKDHDSQLSRRAGSHISNTMKLFASLGLSPTDLDALAQVPEENISVETLPHLIMQLKNRKMEAGRRMGGDMSTLSSESSYRGSRDDWGGSQGGRLDRSGGQAQSRSQSDFGYTSMQETSGRGYDMLDYSSGSGRDRQYSDLSHDSYRSLGMSTSSASDDMFMQRRMGTPSQGKVQDFLGVMPLMFPHVCSLCDFDVHSAMEWTQHTNGIRHSENRRLLLQMYPDWDPQLPSSRKSTSLSLDTKSRSDGLLGAAPIGASLQRTGMSSNWGSDSGMGMSSKMTSYSPAPPKIRSRVVVAKYERKPMSPNSLFALAKPFGTICEHLVLKNKAFLEMQTHEEALAMANYYQRKPAILHGKEIHIYLSKELMAIEKSGRPDRETRPVKRGVSQVVFFSNLPRGSDKKMELLTIARRFGTVEKHLFLNDEAFVQLSNPEDAELLVKYYTLNPLTINRRSIRLNICTKYKTLTVPPGKGDQPKEGTPRKGNASSSSTSRNADRPLSKSRRSSSVSKSKETTDEKEEEPKAEEAEALGNGSGDEDADVMEARDGDEEGLEEADGDDVELSGDQEQATEQQEDVDDTNVEEEEENPEAQQAKDETAENPEETDEKQEETELEEPAASEAEQEESTSDLPKGTEEQNEEQPEDEGAEEDNAEEESQNETDFPENLDEFVTLDELAEEEDAEKQDSKSKAKNTSGSSKDKGGLRVVNVVGFKRGYGYLDEVLSLAKPFGKVVRHLVLDVRPEAFLELSSEQEAKAMANFYSGNVIPSVCGKPVRVYHSHSYPTIQNGRVIYVHNIPPFKGSDALLLKIAEPFGKVKRYFLNRLRNECFIEMERWEDAEKMAQAYKGNRPKFEGKRLVVYMSRKYKQLKHGHRPPSPEPEDKRPLKRERSGESETQSNSTGKSKDKKEEEPSVKKMKVDEPATDKAEEEESQEEKEGQNVSGEIVPEVKSEPEEEQNKDTSEHQNMETESEPQDDETVATPPDVESEESTKTEEKVITTATPETQLETGNATLEPYDPNVPVGVEFVKMGYYCRVCFLFYSNEDTAKKIHCSSQAHYDKLKKYLEKEKAKVQSNGAKK from the exons ATGTCCCAGAAACTGACCGGTGATGATGCTCAGAAAGGCTTTGCCGTTGGCCGTGGGCTTTTGGCAGCCGCAGAGACTTTGAACTTTAGTATGGGCGAGAGCCACTCAGACCCCTACGGCTCATCTTCCCAGTCACACGGTGGCATGTCTGGCTTGGGTGGAGGTGAGGGAAAAGACCACGACTCTCAGCTGTCCCGCCGAGCGGGCAGCCACATTAGCAATACCATGAAACTCTTCGCTAGCCTAGGCCTGTCGCCCACCGATCTGGACGCGCTGGCTCAGGTTCCAGAGGAGAACATCAGCGTGGAGACCTTGCCCCATCTTATAATGCAGCTTAAGAACCGCAAGATGGAAGCCGGCCGCCGCATGGGTGGCGATATGTCGACCCTTTCTTCTGAGAGTTCGTACAGAGGCAGCCGAGACGACTGGGGCGGCTCGCAAGGTGGAAGATTGGACCGTTCCGGAGGACAGGCTCAAAGCCGCTCGCAAAGTGACTTCGGTTATACTTCCATGCAAGAAACGTCTGGTCGTGGATACGACATGTTAGATTACAGCAGCGGTAGCGGCAGAGACCGCCAATATTCAGATCTTTCCCATGACTCCTACCGCAGCCTTGGCATGTCGACGTCATCGGCATCTGACGACATGTTCATGCAGAGACGAATGGGCACCCCGTCTCAGGGAAAAGTGCAGGATTTCTTGGGAGTCATGCCCCTCATGTTTCCCCATGTGTGCTCCCTTTGTGATTTTGATGTGCACTCTGCCATG GAATGGACTCAACACACCAATGGGATTCGTCACTCTGAAAACCGCAGGCTCCTTCTGCAAAT GTACCCAGACTGGGATCCTCAATTGCCCTCTAGTCGCAA GTCGACGTCCCTTTCCCTGGACACAAAGAGTCGTTCGGACGGCTTGCTGGGGGCAGCTCCAATTGGTGCCAGTCTACAAAGAACAGGGATGAGCTCCAACTGGG gatctGATTCCGGCATGGGAATGTCAAGTAAAATGACGTCATATTCACCAGCACCCCCCAag ataagaAGTAGGGTGGTCGTGGCAAAATACGAAAGGAAACCGATGTCTCCAAACAGCCTGTTTGCCTTGGCAAAACCCTTTGGCACCATCTGTGAGCATCTAGTACTGAAGAACAAG GCTTTCCTGGAGATGCAGACTCATGAAGAGGCTTTGGCCATGGCTAATTATTACCAGCGTAAACCTGCCATTTTGCATGGGAAAGAGATACACATTTACTTGTCAAAGGAACTGATGGCTATTGAA AAAAGCGGAAGGCCGGACAGAGAAACTAGGCCTGTGAAGAGAGGAGTCAGCCAAGTGGTGTTTTTCTCCAATTTACCACGAGGTAGTGATAAGAAAATGGAGCTCCTCACAATTGCTCGTAGATTTGGCACGGTTGAGAAACATCTTTTTCTAAACGATGAG GCATTTGTTCAACTGAGCAATCCTGAGGATGCAGAGTTGTTGGTGAAGTACTACACCCTCAATCCGTTGACTATCAATAGAAGATCCATTCGACTTAACATCTGCACAAAGTACAAGACTCTAAC GGTCCCACCAGGCAAGGGTGACCAACCAAAGGAAGGAACTCCCCGTAAAGGCAACGCTAGCAGCAGTTCCACCAGCAGAAATGCTGATAGACCTTTATCGAAGAGCCGGAGATCCTCCTCTGTATCCAAATCCAAAGAGACCACTGATGAGAAAGAAGAGGAACCAAAGGCTGAGGAAGCAGAGGCCCTGGGCAATGGGTCTGGAGATGAAGACGCTGATGTTATGGAAGCACGTGATGGAGACGAAGAGGGTTTGGAAGAAGCGGATGGGGATGATGTCGAACTGTCTGGTGATCAAGAGCAAGCCACTGAACAACAAGAAGATGTTGATGACACTAAtgttgaggaggaggaggagaatcCTGAAGCACAGCAGGCCAAAGATGAGACTGCAGAGAACCCAGAGGAGACTGATGAAAAACAGGAAGAGACAGAGCTGGAGGAACCTGCAGCTTCTGAAGCAGAGCAGGAGGAGAGCACTTCTGATCTTCCTAAAGGCACTGAGGAACAGAATGAAGAACAACCTGAAGATGAGGGTGCTGAAGAGGACAATGCAGAAGAG GAGAGTCAAAATGAAACTGATTTCCCTGAGAACTTAGATGAGTTTGTTACTCTTGATGAGCTAGCGGAGGAGGAAGACGCTGAGAAACAAGACTCAAAGTCCAAAGCTAAAAACACATCAG GAAGCTCCAAGGATAAGGGA GGATTGAGAGTTGTGAATGTCGTTGGGTTTAAGCGTGGCTACGGTTATCTGGATGAAGTCCTTTCTCTTGCCAAGCCATTTGGTAAAGTGGTGCGGCATTTGGTTTTGGACGTGAGACCTGAG GCCTTTCTGGAGCTTTCCAGTGAACAAGAGGCAAAAGCAATGGCTAATTTCTACAGTGGAAATGTCATACCATCCGTGTGTGGAAAACCTGTAAGGGTCTATCATTCACATTCCTATCCAACCATCCAG AACGGCAGAGTCATCTATGTTCATAATATCCCACCCTTCAAAGGCTCAGATGCATTACTTCTGAAAATTGCAGAACCATTTGGAAAGGTCAAGAGATATTTTCTGAACCGTTTACGCAATGAG TGCTTCATTGAGATGGAAAGATGGGAAGACGCTGAGAAAATGGCACAGGCCTATAAGGGAAATCGGCCTAAATTTGAAGGCAAACGACTGGTTGTCTACATGAGCAGGAAGTACAAGCAACTCAAACATGG ACACAGACCTCCAAGCCCAGAGCCTGAGGACAAAAGGCCACTCAAGAGGGAGCGATCTGGAGAGTCTGAGACTCAGAGCAACTCCACTGGCAAAAGTAAGGATAAGAAAGAGGAAGAACCTTCAGTCAAGAAGATGAAAGTGGACGAGCCTGCCACTGATAAAGCTGAGGAGGAGGAGAGCCAGGAAGAGAAGGAAGGCCAAAATGTTTCAGGAGAAATCGTTCCTGAAGTGAAGAGCGAGCCAGAGGAGGAACAAAACAAAGACACATCTGAGCACCAGAATATGGAGACTGAATCT GAGCCTCAAGATGACGAAACGGTTGCTACTCCCCCTGATGTTGAATCAGAGGAGAGCACTAAGACTGAGGAAAAAGTCATTACAACAGCAACGCCTGAAACACAGCTTGAAACTGGAAATGCTACTCTTGAGCCGTATGATCCTAATGTACCAGTGG GTGTGGAGTTTGTGAAGATGGGATACTACTGCAGAGTCTGCTTCCTGTTTTACTCTAATGAAGACACTGCTAAGAAGATCCATTGCAGCAGCCAAGCACACTACGATAAACTTAAG AAATATTTGGAAAAGGAGAAGGCCAAAGTACAGAGTAACGGGGCGAAGAAATAA
- the LOC141288749 gene encoding THAP domain-containing protein 1-like → MVRMCAFPGCFNRQKAVRLRPRPLSPEERLTFHRFPLNDPERLKLWLLAVQRDACSPVQSLEVLRLCSQHFSKDDFKSDEGNARRYLKSTAVPVLVLKTESFDQEEEDEETVASPSVVPKTNVKTGEKDTTPAPPQIKLKPSHSTRGNVPVEEEVQRAEEVNH, encoded by the exons ATGGTGCGCATGTGTGCTTTTCCTGGATGTTTCAACAGACAGAAAGCGGTGAGGTTACGTCCGCGGCCGTTAtcgccagaggagaggctgacttTTCACCGATTCCCGTTAAATGATCCCGAGCGTCTGAAGCTGTGGCTGCTCGCGGTTCAGCGGGATGCCTGTTCACCCGTTCAGTCTCTTGAAGTTTTGAGGCTGTGCAGTCAACATTTCTCAAAAGACGATTTTAAATCAGACGAGGGAAATGCACGACGATATTTGAAGTCAACAGCCGTTCCTGTGTTGGTTTTAAAAACGGAG TCCTTTGACCAGGAGGAGGAAGATGAAGAGACTGTTGCTTCTCCCTCAGTTGTGCCAAAGACGAATGTGAAGACTGGGGAAAAAGACACTACACCAGCACCACCTCAAATAAAGCTCAAACCTAGCCATTCTACTCGTGGTAATGTCCCAGTTG AAGAGGAAGTGCAACGGGCCGAAGAAGTGAACCACTAA
- the matr3l1.1 gene encoding matrin 3-like 1.1, translating into MSYNHPYRNQPDGYGTSNDKYKDSQRLYQRESTAYSSRAEQTSPSSSEPVLSSVKALSFLHSCGLDAEDLQTLAALPEHLIATDTLPDLLAQIKKKKAASNSSSRSSALQAASSSRSWDDRSHTQLVEYPLDLPARQSYSLPREQLSTWDDRWENAQQTNPSSYTYNSTESNYVVEYNHLKDKEPYFDKSSYAAEPSRQKASAVPQSYTSYSRDVSQSSHLSSRDNSHSSHLSSRDAPGQSSHRSSRDVGQSSYMANRDTSQTSHRPNRDVSLSTHLSSRDIGQSSHLSSRDVGLSNRGVGLPSLLSSRDAGPSSLLSGKSVAPSSISSGRSVALTSLQSSRSVGPPSLLSGRSVAPPSLLSIRDLAPTSHLSSRDVGKSSQHRRMDSGPKVPTRKEASDFHGKMPPVFPYACVLCDITVLSNKDWSAHIKGAQHANSQLSLVEKYPAWDQSIQSARRNVPQSVRPASRTAQKGGGTSSSRNGSSGNKSGVQRSKSQSSSSQNRKKTEATKGKVVCVKFEVDDVNEAYLRKLLGQFGAIVKIIMLPRMAFVNMGTAGQAEDIVKYFYQNPLRIRGQLVIFTLSAAFNFLQTSRVVSFSPLPSGDGIRSELTAIAKRFGAVKNSLFLPSRGYVEMSSAEEADKLVEHYSTNSLKIKGKTISVCSSTEYQTLGTTEVDKEKSPVPSSSSSRRRRRSCSPRRRSHRDSPSPKRRASVEGSRSRRSQDSKKRDESRHSREKTKESSRRDSSSKSRSKKSSPSKDQKTKTTAEESARETAEDDNDQSDNMADDSDLEGVAVIADDGEALNSEDEFTVDEDMDDDPEEQDASEDVQDVKESDDQTKPSDMDTSSIQPEMSECAATATASDKATDCKEAKEHQQGEKKEPQDKSKELKEEPKELKEELKELQPGKQKEIKEEQKELQQGEQKEPEKKQNVLQEDQKEFKQQEQKELQQEEQKDDTVAMEEEAADSSVNLDKEEGDQMEISTSIAEDKFGKVLEVAGFPVAKKYSEADLMKIGTKYGEVTGCCLVRSNRKVEKALIEMVNAADAAKLEAECKRQHIKLGGRNLRITVSKMYSQLNEGQSTDTDSEKEKVKEDVEETNKEPSSILASTEESTVVMAETQISEEDAEAQEGKESDKEEAYGRVLQIRNLPMTDEYTDADFLSIAEPYGEVVHHWMFRLHRSGLIEMKNASDAEKVVAAANMNKITVAGKHPKISVSTKHAHLNKCDSSLPPCIELEEEGDESMIQDSVSEQPSVETSAVKESSNDNQDDNSKVDEKKEYAADDQSVTNAENSDVVTETHTPSVLDPVGTEFVRPVVGYFCNLCNAIYSSEEEAKNEHCRTPMHHQKLKANLHRLLTCII; encoded by the exons ATGTCTTACAATCATCCATACCGAAACCAACCCGATGGTTATGGCACGAGCAACGACAAGTACAAAGACTCTCAACGACTTTATCAGCGGGAGTCTACCGCTTACAGTTCACGAGCAGAGCAGACGTCTCCGTCCTCATCAGAACCCGTCCTCTCGTCTGTCAAGGCTTTGTCTTTTTTGCATAGCTGTGGACTAGATGCTGAGGACCTTCAAACGCTAGCCGCACTTCCTGAGCATCTCATTGCCACCGATACACTTCCTGACCTTCTTGCGCAGATCAAAAAGAAGAAAGCGGCCAGCAATTCCTCATCTAGGTCCAGCGCGCTCCAAGCCGCATCATCGTCTCGCTCCTGGGACGACAGGAGCCACACTCAGCTGGTTGAGTATCCGCTGGATTTGCCTGCCCGTCAGTCATATTCCCTTCCTCGAGAGCAGCTTTCAACCTGGGACGACCGCTGGGAAAATGCCCAACAAACCAACCCTTCATCATACACCTACAACAGCACGGAGTCAAATTACGTGGTCGAGTACAACCATCTAAAGGACAAAGAGCCTTATTTTGATAAATCGTCTTATGCTGCAGAACCATCCAGACAGAAAGCATCCGCTGTCCCGCAGTCCTACACGAGCTACAGCAGAGACGTTAGTCAATCCTCGCATTTGTCCAGCAGAGACAACAGTCATTCCTCACATCTGTCCAGTAGAGATGCTCCAGGTCAATCCTCCCATCGCTCAAGCCGAGACGTCGGTCAGTCCTCTTATATGGCCAATAGAGACACCAGTCAGACCTCGCATCGCCCTAACAGAGACGTCAGTCTGTCCACACATCTCTCCAGTAGAGACATTGGCCAGTCTTCACATCTGTCCTCCAGAGATGTTGGCCTGTCAAACAGAGGTGTCGGTCTACCATCGCTCCTGTCCAGCAGAGACGCCGGTCCGTCCTCGCTCCTGTCCGGCAAAAGCGTAGCTCCATCCTCAATCTCATCTGGCAGAAGCGTCGCTCTAACCTCGCTCCAGTCCAGCAGAAGTGTCGGCCCACCTTCTCTCCTGTCCGGCAGAAGCGTCGCTCCACCCTCGCTCCTGTCCATCAGAGACCTTGCTCCAACCTCACACCTGTCCAGCAGAGACGTTGGTAAATCTTCACAGCACCGGAGGATGGACTCGGGTCCTAAAGTACCTACCAGGAAGGAAGCGTCAGATTTCCACGGGAAAATGCCACCTGTATTTCCCTACGCATGCGTGCTCTGCGATATCACTGTCCTCTCTAATAAG GACTGGTCTGCGCATATAAAAGGAGCCCAACATGCTAATAGTCAACTTAGTCTTGTGGAAAA ATATCCAGCGTGGGATCAGTCAATCCAGTCTGCTCGAAG AAATGTGCCGCAATCTGTTCGACCCGCATCCAGAACAGCACAGAAAGGAG GTGGAACCTCAAGCAGTAGAAATGGGTCTTCAGGCAACAAAAGTGGAGTGCAGAGGAGTAAAAGTCAATCTTCAAGCAGCCAAAACCGCAAAAAAACTGAAGCAACGAag GGCAAAGTGGTGTGTGTCAAGTTTGAAGTGGATGATGTGAATGAAGCTTACCTGAGGAAATTGCTTGGCCAGTTTGGGGCTATTGTCAAAATCATTATGTTACCTAGAATG GCTTTTGTGAATATGGGAACAGCAGGTCAGGCAGAGgatatagtaaaatatttctaCCAAAACCCTTTGAGGATCAGAGGACAACTGGTCATATTTACTCTGTCTGCAGCATTCAATTTCCTACAG ACTTCTCGGGTAGTGAGCTTTTCACCCTTACCTTCTGGAGATGGCATACGCTCTGAGTTGACGGCCATTGCTAAGCGTTTCGGAGCAGTGAAAAATTCACTGTTTCTCCCAAGCCGG GGTTATGTGGAGATGAGCAGTGCAGAAGAAGCTGACAAATTGGTGGAGCACTATTCAACCAATTCACTTAAAATAAAAGGGAAAACCATTAGCGTTTGCTCCTCAACTGAGTACCAGACACTTGG AACGACTGAGGTTGACAAAGAAAAATCGCCAGTAcctagcagcagcagcagcaggaggaggaggaggagttgCAGTCCAAGAAGGAGATCCCACAGAGACTCTCCCAGCCCGAAACGAAGAGCTTCTGTAGAGGGGTCCAGGTCTCGCAGGAGTCAGGACTCTAAGAAACGAGATGAAAGTCGACACTCACGGGAGAAAACCAAAGAGAGCTCTAGGCGGGACAGCTCATCCAAATCCCGTTCCAAAAAAAGCTCTCCTTCGAAAGaccagaaaacaaaaacaacagcgGAAGAGAGTGCGCGAGAGACGGCTGAAGATGACAACGATCAGTCTGACAACATGGCTGATGATAGTGATCTTGAAGGAGTGGCAGTTATAGCAGATGATGGCGAAGCACTGAATTCAGAAGACGAGTTCACGGTAGATGAAGATATGGATGATGATCCTGAGGAACAGGATGCATCTGAAGATGTCCAAGATGTGAAAGAGTCAGATGATCAGACTAAACCTTCAGACATGGACACATCGAGCATACAGCCAGAGATGTCAGAGTGTGCAGCAACTGCTACAGCTTCAGATAAAGCAACCGATTGTAAGGAGGCCAAAGAGCATCAGCAAGGAGAGAAAAAAGAGCCTCAAGATAAGTCAAAAGAGCTTAAAGAAGAGCCAAAAGAGCTTAAAGAAGAGCTGAAGGAGCTTCAACCTGGAAAgcaaaaagaaattaaagaagAGCAAAAAGAGCTTCAACAAGGGGAGCAAAAAGAGCCTGAGAAAAAGCAAAATGTACTTCAAGAAGACCAAAAAGAGTTTAAGCAACAAGAGCAAAAAGAGCTTCAACAAGAGGAGCAAAAAGATGATACAGTGGCGATGGAGGAG GAGGCAGCAGATTCCTCAGTGAATCTAGACAAGGAGGAAG GTGATCAAATGGAGATCTCGACTTCAATCGCTGAG GATAAGTTTGGCAAAGTTCTTGAGGTGGCAGGTTTTCCAGTGGCTAAAAAATACAGTGAAGCAGATTTGATGAAAATCGGAACAAAATACGGAGAGGTGACAGGCTGCTGTTTGGTTCGCAGCAATCGAAAG GTGGAGAAGGCATTAATTGAGATGGTGAATGCTGCCGATGCTGCAAAACTTGAAGCCGAGTGTAAAAGACAACACATTAAACTAGGTGGCAGAAACCTGAGGATAACTGTGTCAAAGATGTACAGCCAACTGAACGAGGG GCAAAGTACTGACACTGACTCTGAAAAAGAGAAAGTTAAGGAAGATGTTGAAGAGACCAATAAGGAGCCCTCAAGCATTTTGGCTTCCACTGAGGAGAGTACAGTAGTAATGGCTGAGACGCAAATCTCTGAAGAAGATGCAGAGGCTcaggaaggaaaggaaagtgACAAGGAG GAGGCATATGGCAGAGTTCTCCAGATCAGAAACCTTCCAATGACTGATGAATACACTGATGCAGATTTTCTGAGCATCGCGGAACCTTATGGAGAAGTAGTACACCATTGGATGTTTCGCCTCCATCGATCG GGACTGATTGAAATGAAAAATGCCTCTGATGCCGAAAAGGTTGTCGCTGCAGCCAACATGAATAAAATTACAGTTGCTGGAAAACATCCCAAGATTTCAGTGTCCACCAAACATGCTCATTTGAATAAATG TGATAGTTCTTTACCACCATGTATTGAGTTAGAGGAGGAAGGTGATGAATCCATGATACAAGACAGTGTTTCTGAGCAGCCGTCTGTCGAAACATCAGCGGTCAAG GAGTCCTCGAATGATAATCAGGATGACAACTCAAAGGTAGATGAAAAGAAAGAGTATGCGGCTGATGATCAAAGCGTAACGAATGCGGAAAATTCAGACGTTGTGACAGAGACGCATACACCTAGTGTGCTGGATCCAGTTG